A part of Larkinella insperata genomic DNA contains:
- a CDS encoding M23 family metallopeptidase has translation MNLLLNALVVSGLLSLSAFQTGQTPAGTAQKSVRVAQGEVGRWAGNCLRCSLEKRVWPAVNGTCYYPIDMEMKAGSYTISRRTTGGKLETAQLIVTEKPCRPEDFPNFPKKEYINVSPENRKRATREAAEVKPLISYQASVRPAVFDLPIGKPASPLPRGEGNFGACRTFNGQARDRHTGQDYPLTESKPVLSVANGRVRLAANQFYSGNAVYIDHGNGLISEYFHLKSFSVKPGQTVQKGQEIGRVGQTGRVTGPHLHFGVRWHGACINPGFLLIDPADLPEVK, from the coding sequence ATGAACCTCTTGTTGAATGCGCTAGTTGTCAGTGGATTGCTTAGTTTATCAGCCTTTCAGACGGGCCAGACACCTGCCGGAACCGCCCAGAAATCGGTACGGGTAGCGCAGGGTGAGGTGGGCCGCTGGGCGGGGAACTGCCTCCGATGCAGTCTGGAAAAGCGGGTCTGGCCAGCCGTCAATGGCACCTGCTACTACCCGATTGACATGGAAATGAAAGCCGGGAGTTACACCATATCCCGCCGAACCACCGGGGGCAAGCTGGAAACGGCCCAGCTCATTGTGACCGAAAAGCCCTGCCGACCGGAAGACTTTCCCAATTTCCCCAAGAAAGAGTACATCAACGTTTCGCCGGAAAACCGGAAGAGAGCCACCCGCGAAGCGGCAGAGGTAAAACCGCTGATTAGTTACCAGGCCAGCGTTCGGCCGGCGGTTTTCGACCTGCCCATCGGCAAACCGGCCAGTCCGCTGCCAAGGGGCGAGGGGAATTTTGGCGCCTGCCGCACGTTCAACGGCCAGGCCCGCGACCGGCATACCGGCCAGGACTATCCGCTCACCGAGAGCAAACCCGTGCTGAGTGTCGCCAACGGCCGGGTGCGGCTGGCGGCCAATCAGTTCTACAGCGGAAATGCCGTTTACATCGACCACGGCAATGGCCTTATTTCGGAGTATTTTCACCTGAAAAGTTTCTCGGTAAAACCCGGTCAGACGGTTCAGAAGGGGCAGGAGATTGGCCGCGTCGGGCAAACCGGGCGGGTGACCGGCCCTCACCTGCATTTTGGCGTTCGCTGGCACGGAGCCTGCATCAATCCCGGTTTTCTACTAATCGACCCGGCTGATTTGCCGGAGGTAAAATAA
- a CDS encoding SusC/RagA family TonB-linked outer membrane protein: MRKTTRWMPFKKWPILLITCFILFCGVPLLAQDVAITGKVTSSDDGSPLPGVSIVVKGTTRGTTTDVEGNYRLTAPPSTTLTFSFVGFRSQDIVVGNRRTLNVVLAADAALLNEVVVTGFGIQRTEREIGTSVARINSAQINQAAPVNVANGLAAKVSGLQISTTNNAVGAGVRITLRGNRSFLGNNQPLLVVDGVVSDIGFLTSINPNDIESTTVLKGPSAAALYGSDASNGALIVTTKRGTQNNKPQITYTNNTQFESISYMPGLQTQFGGNGGEGAPYYNRNYNRLYVPYENQQFGPAYDGSLQPLGYGVQVWDANGNVAIDTLMVPYAAPRKDPRRAFFNTGVTQQHDVSYRIGDAQNFFGLSLQRVDQTGVVPNDHYQRSTISVRGGRSVDKITTNASIQFAYQSLNTENGDFNQNRPVYWNVLNQQAHAPLNDYPLNDITSPYGNVNGFYNAYYPNPHWQVTDNNSRRVTNIYTIQGSVDAGYQVNNWINVLYRIGGQVYNSQLKAHIADVIFSEYATGDPWEAGNIASSAGGHTNATVQDAMQLRTRFTGDLLVTLSPKFGDFTTKLILGQQTRQEFGRSMYDYAGALVVPGTYNIANRLGNPTVSEYNSQNRLIGVFGDVTVGYQDFAFLHATGRNDWTTLLAPSNRSFFYPSVDASVILSEVLPALKNSQAIGYAKVRAGWSRVGQVNVAPYQLQNVFNPGTGFPFGGQAGFGQSTQQNDPNLRPEFTTSTEVGLEVGLFDRFNLEAVYYNTRTTNQTVPIEVSRATGYSSALVNTGSMRNRGVELDLRTIRPLVNAGDFSWDLNANFTYLQSLVTDVYQGLDRINIPYGTDPYRPALSPTASNVYAGKGLPYPALFVSDIQRVQTTDPTAANYDPSGQFAGRPVVDATGYPILDPTLRYAGTTQPKYRFGLNNTFKYRSISLSAVVEYRGGAVIYNAIGDALEFTGAGIRTTYAGRQNFVFPSSVLVTGQNTDGTNIYAPNTNVTTRDGNLVLWTNSGFNNAGYSYVTSADFWKLREVALSYTIPTSILARTRVVKSVNVALTGRNLLMLRPKTNVFSDPEFSGGANANDTSNAVGTTTEYQTPPTRFYGFRLSFGF, encoded by the coding sequence ATGAGAAAAACTACCCGATGGATGCCCTTTAAAAAGTGGCCCATATTATTGATCACCTGCTTTATCCTGTTTTGTGGTGTGCCGTTGCTGGCGCAGGACGTTGCCATTACCGGAAAAGTGACGTCCTCAGACGACGGCTCCCCGCTGCCGGGGGTGAGCATTGTCGTGAAGGGAACCACCCGGGGAACCACAACGGATGTGGAAGGGAATTACCGACTTACAGCGCCCCCATCGACAACACTGACGTTTTCCTTCGTCGGGTTCCGGTCACAGGACATTGTCGTAGGAAACCGGCGGACGCTGAATGTTGTACTGGCCGCTGATGCCGCCCTGCTGAATGAGGTCGTCGTGACCGGGTTTGGGATTCAGCGGACGGAGCGGGAAATCGGTACGTCGGTCGCCCGCATCAACAGCGCACAGATCAACCAGGCGGCCCCGGTCAACGTCGCAAACGGATTAGCGGCTAAAGTATCCGGTTTGCAGATCAGCACCACCAACAACGCCGTAGGGGCCGGGGTGCGCATCACGCTCCGGGGAAACCGCTCTTTTCTGGGCAACAACCAGCCCCTGCTGGTTGTCGACGGTGTGGTATCGGACATCGGGTTTCTGACTTCCATCAACCCCAACGACATTGAAAGTACCACGGTTTTGAAAGGCCCCAGCGCGGCCGCCCTCTACGGTTCGGATGCCTCCAACGGGGCGCTGATTGTAACCACCAAGCGGGGCACCCAAAACAACAAACCGCAGATTACCTACACCAACAACACGCAGTTCGAGAGCATTTCGTACATGCCCGGCCTGCAAACCCAGTTTGGCGGCAACGGGGGGGAAGGCGCTCCGTACTACAACCGCAATTACAACCGGCTGTACGTTCCCTACGAAAACCAGCAGTTTGGCCCGGCCTACGACGGCTCCCTGCAACCCCTCGGCTACGGCGTTCAGGTATGGGATGCCAACGGAAACGTAGCGATTGATACCCTGATGGTGCCCTACGCGGCCCCTCGCAAAGACCCTCGCCGGGCGTTTTTCAACACCGGCGTTACCCAGCAGCACGACGTTTCGTACCGGATCGGGGATGCCCAGAACTTTTTTGGCCTGAGCTTGCAGCGCGTCGATCAGACCGGCGTGGTTCCGAACGATCACTACCAGCGCAGCACCATCAGCGTGCGAGGTGGACGCTCGGTTGATAAAATTACGACCAACGCCAGCATTCAGTTCGCTTACCAGAGCCTTAATACCGAGAACGGCGATTTTAACCAGAACCGGCCCGTGTACTGGAACGTGCTGAACCAGCAGGCCCACGCTCCCCTCAACGATTATCCGCTGAACGACATCACGTCGCCGTACGGCAACGTAAACGGATTCTACAACGCCTATTACCCCAATCCGCACTGGCAGGTTACCGACAATAACTCCCGCCGGGTAACGAATATTTACACCATCCAGGGTTCCGTCGACGCGGGCTACCAGGTCAATAACTGGATTAATGTCCTCTACCGGATTGGCGGGCAGGTTTATAATTCGCAGTTGAAGGCCCACATTGCCGACGTCATCTTTTCGGAATATGCCACCGGTGATCCCTGGGAAGCGGGTAACATCGCGTCGTCGGCGGGCGGGCATACCAACGCCACCGTTCAGGACGCTATGCAGCTGCGAACCCGGTTTACGGGCGATCTGCTGGTTACGCTCAGCCCCAAATTCGGCGATTTCACCACCAAGCTGATTCTGGGCCAGCAAACCCGGCAGGAGTTCGGGCGGTCGATGTACGATTACGCCGGAGCCCTCGTTGTTCCCGGCACGTACAACATTGCCAACCGACTCGGAAACCCGACCGTATCGGAATACAACAGCCAAAACCGGCTGATCGGAGTATTCGGTGATGTGACCGTAGGCTACCAGGATTTTGCGTTTCTTCACGCGACGGGCCGCAATGACTGGACCACCCTGCTGGCGCCGAGCAACCGCTCGTTTTTTTACCCCAGCGTTGATGCGTCGGTGATTCTGTCGGAGGTTCTTCCGGCGCTGAAAAACAGCCAGGCCATCGGTTACGCCAAGGTTCGGGCGGGCTGGTCGCGGGTTGGGCAGGTCAACGTTGCGCCCTATCAATTGCAAAACGTCTTCAACCCCGGCACGGGTTTTCCGTTTGGCGGGCAGGCGGGTTTTGGGCAAAGTACGCAGCAGAACGACCCAAACCTGCGCCCCGAGTTTACGACCAGCACCGAAGTGGGGCTGGAAGTGGGGTTGTTCGACCGGTTTAACCTGGAAGCCGTTTACTACAACACCCGCACAACCAACCAGACCGTTCCCATCGAAGTTTCGCGGGCCACCGGCTATTCATCGGCGCTGGTCAACACGGGGTCCATGCGAAACCGGGGGGTTGAGCTGGATCTGCGGACCATCCGCCCGCTGGTCAACGCCGGTGATTTTAGCTGGGATCTGAACGCCAACTTTACCTACCTGCAAAGCCTGGTGACGGATGTGTACCAGGGTTTGGATCGCATAAACATTCCGTACGGCACCGACCCCTACCGGCCGGCCCTGTCTCCCACGGCCTCGAACGTCTACGCGGGCAAAGGTCTCCCCTACCCGGCTTTGTTTGTCAGCGACATTCAACGCGTGCAGACCACCGACCCGACTGCCGCCAATTACGATCCCAGCGGCCAGTTTGCCGGGCGGCCCGTGGTGGATGCAACGGGCTACCCCATCCTGGACCCCACGCTCCGGTACGCCGGTACGACCCAGCCCAAATACCGCTTTGGCCTGAACAACACCTTCAAATACAGAAGCATCAGTTTGTCGGCGGTGGTTGAATACCGCGGTGGGGCCGTGATCTACAACGCCATCGGAGACGCGCTGGAATTTACGGGAGCGGGAATTCGGACCACTTACGCCGGTCGGCAGAATTTCGTTTTTCCCAGTTCCGTTCTGGTGACGGGGCAAAATACGGACGGTACGAACATCTACGCCCCCAACACCAACGTGACCACGCGGGACGGCAACCTGGTGCTCTGGACCAATTCGGGCTTCAACAACGCGGGCTACAGCTACGTAACGAGCGCCGATTTCTGGAAGCTCCGGGAAGTGGCCCTGAGTTACACCATTCCCACGTCCATACTGGCCCGCACCCGGGTCGTTAAATCGGTGAACGTGGCGCTGACGGGCCGGAATCTGCTCATGCTGCGCCCCAAAACCAACGTCTTTTCCGACCCCGAATTTTCGGGCGGTGCCAACGCCAACGACACCAGCAACGCCGTCGGAACCACCACCGAATACCAGACGCCCCCCACCCGGTTTTACGGTTTTCGGCTCAGCTTCGGTTTTTAA
- a CDS encoding SusD/RagB family nutrient-binding outer membrane lipoprotein, translating into MNSIKKRTAGLLMGLVILVTGCKNYLDVNNNPNQVTAATPQLVLPGALAATGWYLTGNAPSGNTGNFYFLNLWMGYWNWSGNFSIATSDKNYLFTQSFNNSIWSSAYLILNNYQYIDNQAAAQNQPILRGMAKIMKALHFQILVDTYGNVPYTSALQGTTNILPTYESGQVIYEDLFRQLDSAQVLLNAGTGTLNPGTNDILFGGDVSKWLKFGNTLKLRMLLRQSEKPERAPFIQTQLAALNASGYGFLGPRENASVNPGYSNSQNQQNPLYGAFYAINGNPTSLNNQYKANRYGIQFYQQTNDPRIGAFYTPVPGTTNTFNGTYFGTTEPLVNSQVSNVGPGVLRNVSQASPILQSHESLFMQSEAALRGWIPGDPKALYQSAITESFINVGRTAAEAVAYYSQSNEPNVNWDASPNKLEAIITQKWASENGTAPFEAWSDYRRLGLPGTIPISQDPSVTVRQIPVRLLYPTSEYSNNATNVGTQGTINQFTSKIFWMK; encoded by the coding sequence ATGAACTCCATAAAAAAACGAACGGCGGGCCTGCTGATGGGCCTGGTCATCCTGGTGACGGGGTGCAAAAATTACCTCGACGTCAACAACAACCCCAACCAGGTGACAGCCGCGACTCCGCAGTTGGTCCTGCCCGGTGCGCTGGCCGCGACGGGCTGGTACCTCACCGGCAATGCGCCCAGCGGAAATACCGGAAATTTCTATTTTCTGAATTTATGGATGGGCTACTGGAACTGGAGCGGCAACTTTTCGATTGCCACCTCCGACAAAAATTACCTGTTTACGCAGTCGTTCAACAACAGCATCTGGTCCAGCGCCTACCTCATCCTGAACAACTACCAATACATTGACAACCAAGCTGCCGCGCAAAATCAGCCCATCCTTCGGGGCATGGCGAAAATCATGAAAGCCCTGCATTTTCAGATTCTGGTGGATACGTACGGCAACGTTCCGTACACGTCGGCCCTGCAGGGTACGACCAACATTTTGCCCACCTACGAAAGCGGGCAGGTCATTTACGAGGATTTGTTCCGGCAGCTCGATTCGGCCCAGGTTCTGCTCAACGCCGGCACCGGTACGCTCAACCCGGGTACCAACGACATTCTGTTCGGGGGCGACGTCAGCAAGTGGCTGAAATTCGGGAATACCCTGAAGCTCCGCATGTTGCTGCGGCAATCCGAAAAACCCGAACGGGCGCCGTTCATTCAGACCCAGCTGGCAGCCCTCAACGCGTCGGGGTACGGCTTTCTCGGTCCGCGGGAAAACGCGAGCGTCAATCCGGGCTACAGCAACTCCCAGAACCAGCAGAATCCGCTGTACGGAGCCTTTTACGCCATCAACGGCAACCCTACGTCGCTCAACAACCAGTACAAGGCCAACCGGTACGGCATTCAGTTTTACCAGCAGACCAACGATCCCCGAATAGGCGCCTTTTACACGCCCGTGCCGGGAACGACCAATACGTTCAACGGCACCTATTTCGGCACAACCGAACCGCTGGTCAACAGCCAGGTGTCGAATGTCGGGCCGGGGGTTCTGCGGAATGTCAGCCAGGCGTCGCCCATCCTGCAATCGCACGAAAGTCTCTTCATGCAGTCGGAAGCAGCCCTGCGCGGGTGGATCCCGGGCGACCCGAAAGCGTTGTACCAGTCGGCCATTACCGAATCGTTCATCAACGTGGGCCGTACGGCCGCCGAAGCCGTAGCGTATTACTCCCAGTCCAACGAACCCAACGTAAACTGGGACGCATCGCCCAACAAGCTGGAAGCCATCATTACCCAGAAATGGGCTTCGGAAAACGGCACGGCTCCATTCGAAGCCTGGTCGGATTACCGCCGGCTGGGGTTGCCGGGCACCATCCCGATTTCCCAAGACCCGAGCGTAACGGTGCGGCAGATTCCCGTCCGGTTGCTCTACCCCACCAGCGAATACAGCAACAACGCCACCAATGTTGGCACGCAGGGAACCATCAATCAATTCACCAGCAAGATTTTCTGGATGAAGTAA
- a CDS encoding DUF1735 domain-containing protein: MKQVIHYAVAAVLAVGLIACLNDDEHFVDFAGAGYVAELPYAANRDILKTVSVPASATSTVAPIDINIASPQPPTQDMAVTVAVDTAALTAYNTARGSAYVMLPATAYQLTNPTVTVPAGQRIATVTVNLLGAQVPASGGPYALPIRITAVPENVVISANYATQILVISRTP, from the coding sequence ATGAAACAAGTCATCCATTATGCCGTAGCCGCGGTTCTGGCCGTTGGTCTGATCGCCTGCCTGAACGACGACGAACATTTTGTCGATTTCGCCGGGGCGGGTTACGTGGCTGAACTACCGTATGCCGCCAACCGGGATATCCTCAAGACCGTATCGGTACCCGCCAGCGCTACTTCCACTGTCGCGCCGATCGACATCAACATTGCCTCCCCCCAGCCGCCCACGCAGGATATGGCCGTCACGGTGGCCGTTGATACCGCAGCCCTGACCGCCTACAATACCGCCCGGGGGTCGGCTTACGTCATGCTGCCCGCGACGGCTTACCAACTGACCAACCCGACCGTCACCGTCCCAGCGGGCCAGCGGATAGCGACGGTCACGGTCAATCTCCTGGGTGCGCAGGTTCCCGCTTCCGGCGGGCCGTACGCCCTGCCCATCCGGATCACGGCGGTCCCGGAAAATGTGGTGATCAGCGCCAATTACGCAACCCAGATTCTGGTCATTTCCCGAACGCCCTGA
- a CDS encoding T9SS type A sorting domain-containing protein encodes MKKRYRVLIACFFLFQTVLASAQTIALSYPPSSICTATPVSLTVTTNATFEATNKLALQVRNDYSNQFTSLPFTQAGNVLTFQFPASLIQNDNRRFYFRVVSTAPALESEWSGSVEVVVPAEVKLTGAIPDVSNRTEPFLLKYRAVGTSPVTVTLSDSSRVTLSYYTGEYNGTIPFYASTSRTVRLVSARNECGIGKASGEVALTVNPVSLRTVSATPAVICRGGTLTVSYSKANGTFGASNRFKIRLTEYNRYSDQPGNPVVHTLDAKEENGLLQAVIPETLANGAYNNALFSVAVVTTDPATVGYPNQVYVELQPRGTAELTTPSTTIEYGEWISLGLKFQGQAPFHATLSDGTKVYSPRGDSYGTIIYPKKSTTYRIERFESGCANNEIPPTSTVVNVKTGIAIDSIPGLQKAFCEGQTVRIKFSTNAELSSSTEFSVVLQGTNNAWTSSPIPVRRENDGYLAFEIPALDPSTSSESRYYSATLQTTSPSLRSLPSSRWNFQVNSKPTFARFNDNSRNITLEEPGGISLYLETNGGGPYRIISNDGVRDYTTDMGWPHVSATVFKNATFTVRSVANACGTLENPGAVATVNVKKPTPAQIYLHPVTEYRCETDSITATFETTGEFLPGNEFRIQASSSSLGYGYWGDVVVVGSGTKSPIRIKVPSSSKIRIISTNPVVVSNEQYAPTGYRLRATIQRSHYSQYAVVENEAVVPRSILPGETVTLPIEVNSPRWTGPYSLTYTDGTQNYTYDGTDWPASQPGLKPLRTTTYRLVGVSNVCGPGSIDGEATFTVVPFRISMPVPALYENGQEYSYAVCQDGSLSIPFLTDVAPPAGTTFALQLASLKDSVYSDLVTGTGSPLVARFSSGLEPGFYWLRVVAKEAEARTEPVVVKVQQLPGAILRPPANGTSINPGETFRPTVSLTGTGPWNVLFSDNTAGQYYYSPYTLDLTPTRATTYTIQAVTNACGYGTVSGEASVRVQPMLFIERVDPQYRSDACAGETITVSYRALGDFEAGTQLTIQLKDNQGKLIRNLGQPTGLIGQLRFSLPTDLAAGNYQVNIQASTTALVSSSPVHLFVKTPPRVTLSGSTTINAGQSVYLSLRNEGNRDQYLGEPIAYGLSNGASGQVTLFGSQSASLAVNPVQTTTYTLTSVSGSCGAGQARGSATVTVNPKQERSVNTENVPKLQFCTGESVSVPYTTSGTFSATNQFQVQLLDSTGRLVSTLPSSTTVSPLQITLPDDLPAGGGYRFRVTASDANTSSGAGPNPFQMNQRVRAAFDSAMLVRQPGQPVILTLRFEGPGPWSYTISSNPGVFYGLATTNPMRILPPIESNLYTLVNVSNALCGNGAVMAPASVKVELLTAVDPALQVSVGPNPTHDQVHINLPSAPGSMTIRVTDLSGRTWLTKQVKTAPTWLSLASFPVGTYLLSVEVNQQRSTYRLIRN; translated from the coding sequence ATGAAGAAACGTTACCGTGTTTTAATTGCCTGCTTTTTCCTTTTTCAAACCGTTCTTGCTTCCGCTCAAACCATCGCGCTCAGTTACCCCCCGAGTTCCATCTGTACCGCAACGCCCGTCTCACTGACTGTAACGACAAACGCCACCTTTGAGGCCACGAACAAACTCGCCCTGCAAGTCCGCAACGACTACAGCAACCAGTTTACCAGCCTTCCGTTTACCCAGGCGGGGAACGTCCTGACCTTTCAGTTTCCGGCTTCGCTGATTCAGAACGACAACCGGCGGTTCTATTTCCGGGTCGTCAGCACCGCCCCGGCCCTGGAAAGTGAGTGGTCCGGTAGCGTGGAGGTTGTCGTGCCGGCCGAGGTTAAACTGACCGGGGCAATACCCGACGTTTCAAACCGTACCGAGCCTTTTTTGCTGAAGTATCGTGCCGTCGGGACGAGCCCCGTCACCGTTACCCTGTCGGATAGTTCCCGGGTTACTCTCTCGTATTACACCGGTGAGTACAATGGGACGATTCCTTTTTATGCGTCCACCAGCCGGACAGTCCGGCTGGTGTCGGCCCGAAATGAGTGCGGAATCGGCAAAGCCAGTGGCGAGGTGGCCCTGACCGTGAATCCGGTATCGCTGCGAACCGTGTCCGCAACGCCCGCCGTCATCTGCCGCGGGGGAACGTTAACGGTATCCTATTCCAAGGCGAACGGTACTTTCGGGGCATCCAACCGCTTCAAAATCCGGCTCACGGAATACAACCGTTATTCCGATCAGCCCGGCAACCCCGTTGTTCACACCCTCGATGCCAAAGAAGAAAACGGTCTGTTGCAGGCTGTAATTCCGGAAACCCTCGCCAACGGCGCGTATAACAATGCTCTTTTTAGCGTGGCGGTTGTTACCACCGATCCGGCAACGGTGGGTTACCCGAACCAGGTGTACGTGGAACTGCAGCCCCGGGGAACCGCGGAACTTACAACGCCCAGCACCACGATTGAATACGGAGAATGGATTAGCCTGGGGTTGAAGTTCCAGGGTCAGGCTCCCTTCCATGCAACGCTGAGCGACGGTACGAAAGTCTACTCCCCGCGAGGAGATTCCTACGGCACCATTATTTATCCCAAAAAATCCACTACCTACCGGATTGAACGGTTTGAGTCAGGCTGTGCCAACAACGAAATACCGCCAACCAGCACCGTCGTGAACGTTAAAACGGGAATCGCCATCGACTCCATCCCCGGTCTTCAGAAGGCATTCTGCGAAGGGCAGACGGTCCGGATCAAATTCAGTACCAACGCGGAACTGAGCAGCAGCACGGAGTTTTCGGTAGTTCTGCAGGGGACAAATAACGCTTGGACCAGCAGCCCCATTCCGGTCCGGCGAGAAAACGATGGCTATCTGGCGTTTGAAATACCGGCCCTGGACCCCAGCACCAGCAGCGAATCCCGGTACTACAGCGCAACGCTGCAGACGACATCACCCTCCCTGCGCAGTCTGCCCAGTAGCCGGTGGAATTTTCAGGTCAACAGCAAACCGACCTTTGCCCGCTTCAACGACAACTCCCGGAACATCACGCTGGAAGAGCCGGGTGGCATTAGCCTCTACCTGGAAACCAACGGGGGCGGGCCGTACCGAATCATCTCGAACGACGGCGTGCGGGATTATACCACAGACATGGGGTGGCCCCACGTCTCGGCCACGGTTTTTAAGAACGCTACCTTTACGGTCCGGTCGGTCGCCAATGCCTGTGGGACGCTGGAAAACCCCGGGGCGGTGGCCACGGTTAACGTCAAAAAACCGACTCCCGCCCAGATTTACCTCCACCCGGTGACCGAGTACCGGTGTGAAACCGACAGCATAACGGCTACGTTTGAAACAACCGGCGAGTTTCTGCCGGGAAACGAATTCCGGATTCAGGCCAGCAGCAGCAGTCTGGGCTACGGCTACTGGGGCGATGTGGTTGTGGTGGGGAGCGGCACCAAAAGTCCGATCCGCATTAAAGTGCCGTCCTCTTCAAAAATTCGGATTATTTCGACCAATCCGGTGGTTGTCAGCAACGAGCAGTATGCCCCCACGGGTTACCGGCTCCGGGCAACCATTCAACGGTCGCATTACAGTCAGTATGCGGTGGTCGAAAACGAAGCCGTGGTGCCCCGCAGCATTCTGCCGGGCGAAACCGTCACCCTGCCGATTGAAGTAAACTCACCCCGCTGGACAGGGCCTTACTCCCTGACGTATACCGACGGCACCCAGAATTATACGTACGACGGCACCGACTGGCCAGCGAGTCAGCCGGGACTGAAACCGCTCCGAACGACTACTTACCGGCTGGTGGGCGTTTCCAATGTGTGCGGCCCCGGCAGCATCGACGGGGAGGCCACCTTTACGGTCGTTCCGTTTCGTATCAGTATGCCGGTACCCGCGCTGTATGAAAACGGGCAGGAGTATTCCTATGCGGTCTGTCAGGATGGCAGTTTAAGCATTCCCTTTTTGACGGATGTTGCGCCCCCGGCGGGAACAACCTTTGCTCTGCAACTGGCTTCCCTGAAAGATTCTGTGTACAGCGACCTGGTCACCGGCACAGGCAGTCCGCTGGTAGCCCGGTTTTCGTCCGGTCTGGAGCCGGGCTTTTACTGGCTGCGTGTGGTTGCCAAAGAAGCCGAAGCCCGGACTGAGCCTGTGGTGGTGAAGGTCCAGCAACTGCCCGGCGCTATCCTGCGCCCCCCGGCAAACGGAACGTCTATTAATCCCGGCGAAACGTTCCGGCCCACGGTTTCCCTTACCGGTACGGGGCCGTGGAATGTCCTGTTCAGTGACAATACGGCGGGGCAATATTATTACTCCCCCTACACGCTCGATCTTACACCAACCCGGGCAACAACCTACACCATTCAAGCCGTCACGAACGCGTGCGGCTACGGAACGGTTTCCGGCGAAGCCAGCGTCCGGGTACAACCGATGCTGTTTATCGAGCGCGTTGATCCGCAATACCGATCGGATGCCTGCGCCGGTGAAACGATAACCGTGTCGTACCGGGCGCTGGGGGATTTTGAGGCAGGTACCCAACTGACCATTCAGCTGAAAGATAATCAGGGGAAATTGATTCGCAACCTGGGCCAGCCAACCGGCCTGATCGGGCAGCTACGGTTCAGTTTGCCTACGGATTTAGCCGCCGGAAATTACCAGGTTAACATACAGGCCAGCACGACGGCCCTCGTATCTTCCTCGCCCGTTCATTTGTTCGTGAAGACACCGCCCCGTGTGACGCTGAGCGGATCGACCACCATCAACGCCGGGCAGTCCGTTTACCTGTCCCTGCGCAACGAAGGAAACCGTGATCAATACCTGGGCGAACCGATCGCCTACGGGCTTTCCAACGGAGCCAGCGGACAGGTGACGTTGTTTGGTTCCCAGTCGGCTTCTTTGGCCGTCAATCCCGTCCAGACCACGACCTACACTTTGACGAGCGTGTCGGGAAGCTGCGGAGCAGGACAGGCTCGCGGATCGGCCACGGTGACGGTTAACCCCAAGCAGGAGCGGAGCGTCAACACGGAAAATGTCCCGAAACTGCAATTTTGTACCGGGGAGTCGGTGTCGGTGCCGTACACCACCAGCGGGACGTTCAGCGCCACGAATCAGTTTCAGGTGCAGCTTCTCGATTCGACGGGCCGACTGGTGAGCACGCTGCCTTCGTCGACCACGGTCAGTCCGTTGCAGATCACGCTCCCCGACGATCTGCCCGCGGGCGGGGGGTACCGGTTTCGGGTAACGGCCAGTGATGCCAACACCAGCAGCGGGGCGGGGCCTAATCCCTTCCAGATGAATCAGAGGGTGCGGGCGGCTTTTGATTCGGCCATGCTGGTTCGCCAGCCCGGCCAGCCCGTCATCCTGACGCTTCGGTTTGAGGGGCCGGGGCCGTGGTCTTACACCATCAGCAGCAATCCCGGGGTGTTTTACGGGTTGGCAACCACCAACCCGATGCGCATCCTCCCACCGATTGAATCCAATCTGTACACCCTGGTCAACGTCAGCAACGCGCTCTGCGGCAACGGCGCCGTGATGGCCCCGGCTTCCGTGAAAGTTGAGCTGCTGACGGCGGTCGATCCGGCCCTGCAGGTTAGCGTCGGCCCCAACCCAACCCACGATCAGGTGCACATCAACCTGCCGTCGGCGCCCGGCTCCATGACGATTCGGGTAACGGATCTGAGCGGCAGAACCTGGCTGACCAAACAGGTTAAAACGGCTCCGACGTGGCTGAGCCTGGCGTCGTTTCCGGTCGGAACCTACCTGTTGTCGGTGGAGGTCAACCAGCAACGAAGCACGTACCGGCTGATACGGAATTAG
- a CDS encoding DUF2310 family Zn-ribbon-containing protein, with protein sequence MTPGKSLPSQRIVESTGIPTYYFLLNYRNWGRTKDHARKCPLTGQDWLIEGATINDFIGFKCDESRLVSELSSGK encoded by the coding sequence TTGACTCCCGGCAAATCATTACCAAGTCAACGCATTGTAGAATCGACGGGTATTCCAACCTACTATTTTCTGTTAAATTACCGTAATTGGGGAAGAACTAAAGATCATGCCCGAAAGTGCCCGCTTACCGGGCAAGACTGGTTGATTGAAGGAGCCACAATCAATGATTTTATCGGCTTCAAGTGTGATGAATCGCGTTTAGTTTCTGAACTATCGAGTGGCAAGTAA